A region from the Streptomyces lydicus genome encodes:
- a CDS encoding CynX/NimT family MFS transporter: protein MAGPRSEATLIDAEEDLVAAPPVAAARRRLRAHPALLMAGIVLAAVNMRAALAGVSPLLGEIGAHFRLTATASSLVTTIPLIFMGLGSIVAPKLARRWGTEAALCGALVALCGGIVLRIAPPVVALLTGGAVVGTSIALLNVLMPGLIKRDFPDRAAGMTALYSTAMILGATVSAASAVPLEGTFGNWQGALVFWSLPAAVAAAVWVPQTLMARRGTRHGAAAATPVHVGEDGPKLSRSPLAWQVTFFMGSQSLIAYVSIAWMPTIFTDHGMGKGEAGLVFAFSTLLQMVGSFIVPMLAGRMRRQRLLAVAVSALMACGIGGLLLAPVAGAWLWAALLGVGQGGALGLALTMMVLRSGDAHTAARLSGMAQTGGYLLAAAGPLVLGAVHQATHGWTVPLVLLIGVCAGLALVGMGAGRDQRIGAPAGR, encoded by the coding sequence ATGGCAGGACCCAGGTCCGAAGCAACCTTGATCGACGCTGAGGAGGATCTGGTCGCAGCACCGCCGGTCGCCGCGGCCCGCCGGCGTCTCCGGGCCCACCCGGCCCTGCTCATGGCCGGCATCGTTCTTGCCGCGGTCAATATGCGGGCGGCGCTGGCCGGGGTCTCGCCGTTGCTCGGCGAGATCGGCGCGCACTTCCGGCTGACCGCTACGGCCAGCAGCCTGGTGACGACCATCCCGCTGATCTTCATGGGCCTCGGTTCGATCGTGGCACCGAAGCTGGCACGCCGCTGGGGCACGGAGGCGGCGCTGTGCGGGGCACTGGTGGCCCTGTGCGGCGGCATCGTGCTGCGGATCGCCCCGCCGGTGGTCGCGCTGCTCACCGGAGGTGCCGTGGTCGGTACCTCCATAGCCCTGCTGAATGTGCTGATGCCGGGCCTGATCAAGCGGGACTTCCCGGATCGGGCCGCGGGGATGACGGCGCTGTACTCGACCGCGATGATCCTGGGCGCGACCGTCTCGGCCGCCTCCGCGGTCCCGCTGGAGGGCACGTTCGGCAACTGGCAGGGTGCGCTGGTCTTCTGGTCGCTGCCGGCCGCCGTCGCCGCGGCCGTCTGGGTTCCGCAGACGCTCATGGCCCGGCGCGGCACCCGCCATGGCGCGGCCGCGGCCACCCCTGTGCACGTGGGCGAGGACGGGCCGAAACTGAGCCGTTCCCCGCTGGCCTGGCAGGTCACGTTCTTCATGGGCTCGCAGTCGCTGATTGCTTACGTGTCCATCGCCTGGATGCCGACGATCTTCACCGACCACGGCATGGGCAAGGGCGAAGCGGGCCTGGTCTTCGCCTTCAGCACGCTGCTGCAGATGGTCGGTTCGTTCATCGTGCCGATGCTCGCGGGGCGGATGCGGCGCCAGCGACTGCTGGCAGTGGCCGTGTCCGCGCTGATGGCCTGCGGTATCGGCGGACTGCTGCTGGCACCGGTGGCGGGCGCATGGCTGTGGGCGGCGCTCCTCGGCGTCGGACAGGGCGGTGCGCTGGGCCTGGCGCTGACAATGATGGTGCTGCGGTCGGGCGATGCCCACACCGCCGCCCGCCTCTCCGGTATGGCCCAGACCGGCGGGTACCTTCTGGCGGCCGCCGGGCCCCTCGTGCTGGGGGCCGTCCACCAGGCCACCCACGGCTGGACCGTTCCCCTCGTGCTGCTGATCGGCGTCTGCGCCGGACTCGCCCTGGTGGGCATGGGCGCGGGCCGGGACCAGCGGATCGGAGCCCCGGCGGGCCGGTGA
- the mltG gene encoding endolytic transglycosylase MltG: MSDVERTVRRSGPRISRTGRLILVAVLCVLVVLAVLLVPRLLRGLRAGQTLTVPEGQRASQVYAGADKALHRPAGSTAKAAKNAHLDLPAEAKGNPEGYLFPATYPLDSDSTPASLLGYMVKTAKQRLAADGIASYRTVVIASVVQAEADRPADMGKVARVIDNRLAHHMPLQMDSTINYALDRSTLQTSHADTRTKNPYNTYRYQGLPPTPIDNPGADALKAAGAPPAGDWLYFVTVKPGDTRFTADYQEHLRNVREFNGRQARAGSGGGGA; encoded by the coding sequence ATGAGCGATGTGGAGCGCACCGTTCGCCGGTCAGGACCGCGGATCTCCCGCACCGGCCGGCTGATCCTCGTAGCGGTGCTGTGTGTGCTGGTCGTCCTTGCCGTTCTGCTGGTGCCGCGACTGCTGCGGGGACTGCGGGCCGGGCAGACGCTGACCGTCCCGGAGGGGCAGCGGGCCTCGCAGGTCTACGCGGGCGCCGACAAGGCCCTGCACCGTCCGGCCGGGTCCACCGCGAAAGCCGCCAAGAACGCGCATCTGGACCTGCCGGCCGAGGCGAAGGGCAACCCCGAGGGCTATCTCTTCCCGGCGACCTACCCTCTCGACTCGGACAGCACCCCGGCGTCGCTGCTCGGCTACATGGTCAAAACCGCCAAACAGCGGCTCGCCGCCGATGGCATCGCCTCCTACCGGACGGTCGTCATCGCCAGCGTCGTGCAGGCCGAGGCGGACCGGCCGGCCGATATGGGCAAGGTCGCCCGGGTCATCGACAACCGGCTTGCGCACCACATGCCACTGCAGATGGATTCGACGATCAACTACGCGCTGGACCGCAGCACCTTGCAGACCAGCCACGCCGACACCAGGACCAAGAACCCGTACAACACCTACCGGTACCAGGGCCTGCCGCCGACGCCGATCGACAATCCCGGGGCGGACGCGCTGAAGGCGGCCGGCGCACCGCCCGCGGGCGACTGGCTCTACTTCGTCACCGTCAAACCGGGCGACACCCGCTTCACCGCCGACTACCAGGAGCATCTGCGCAACGTCCGGGAGTTCAACGGCCGGCAGGCACGCGCCGGGAGTGGCGGGGGCGGGGCTTAG